Genomic DNA from Telopea speciosissima isolate NSW1024214 ecotype Mountain lineage chromosome 2, Tspe_v1, whole genome shotgun sequence:
tagatcctattgcttggcctctagtgggattttgtctcctatctagagctacattactaGGCTTATAACCTATCGGAAAAAAAGGTGGAGTAGGGTGAAAAACAGTGTAACCAATCAAAAACTTATAACCTAAATATAACTCCTCAGAAGCTTTTTTCAAAATATGCAGGAGTGCAATTGAAGCCAATTCACTGGTTTCGTGTGTTGATGCTGATCCGGCATTACTATTAAGGCAAATTAGGCTTCAATACAATTACCTTTCGTGCCGAAGCTTGCATATTAGGACTGTATGGCGTGTTCCTTCTCTTCAGGAGAAACTAGAGAAAATTATATTTCTAGACTTGGATATGTTTTACAAGTTGCTACATCAGTACAACCTACTCTTGTGTCTGTTTGCTAGTTATCACATTGTCTTGTGTCAGTTGATTTATTGAGTgatacatacacacacacacacacacacatatatatatatatatatatagttatagttatagttatatatttatatattttatggtGGGTATCAGAGTTATGAGTTATGATGTGCGATTCAACGATGCTTCTAGAAAGATGTGGTGTTTACCATTACTTCTATACAGCCATTTGTCATTGTGAGATACTACTAGAAGCTAACAGTGAATCCTACCAATGTGTAGTTACTTCTGTGAGTAATGTTTATAAGTGAATTTTGTTCATATAAATTGACCATCGAGGTATATGTAGTTAGGCAAGTTGATATACATGGAAATCATGTTGACAGGAATTAGAATTCAATATATTTCTTAGATATTTCTGAATGAGATTGTTGGAATGTAAAGAAATTTGATTGTTATTAGACATAGATCTCTAGTATATCTGATGGCTAGTGAATAAAATAGGCCAGCGGCCTGAGGCTTTTCTTACTATAAGCCTTGTTTTGACTGTATCACACTATGTATTGTTTGATAACCCAAGAAATACCCAGCCTTTGGTTCATTCTCATTTTAAATGGAGGAATTACAAGAATATTTATAAATAGATAAATCTTGACAACAAGACTTCCTATATCCACTTCTTTTTCAGCTATCTATTTATACTCTTTGCTCATCAGGATCATGTCTATACGAGTCTGCGAAAAATTTAGGTTATGACAATAAATCCAGTTTGCCAATTGTGAAACGTTTCATTAATCGAATGTATCAACAGAATGCTTCTGCTGTGTTCAGTATGGTATTGTGTATCTGTGTGTTCTTTCATTACAAAATGTGTCTTTTGGAGGTGACATTGCATTTTCTAGCACAGTGTCTCTGATAAGCTAATTTTTGTCTACATTTGTCTTCCAGAAATAATAGTTTCTTTGTCATGATGTATTAAAGAGTACTATGGATCTTCTGCTTACAGGTATCTAAAGTCTTGTTCAAGTCAACAGCAGGAAACACTAACCACTGTTGTTGTGGGAGCCATGCTAAGTGCTGAACTGCTCGCTGATTAGTGTAGCTTTGTACTTGCGTATGTTTTGTTTTTCAGGGCTGTTTTCACCAGATCCAACAGTTTAAGACTACAGTAGTTGTTGATGCCAAACAAGCAGATTGGGACCATTGGAACCCTTGTCCGGTATTTTGGGGTCACAAACTCGCAGCCATTGCCAATAACTGGCAAACTAATGGGGTTAATGGAATCCATGTTGGCTCACAGTAGCTGTGAGTACCTAACAAGGGCATAGAACAGGTAGATTACATATCCAATACTTCAGGGTTGTGAACTGTATAGATGGAATCTGTGTCCAGTAAAGCAGGATTACAGCAATTGTCAGTACCAAATAATCGAAGTGTACAGATGGAATCCCAGTCTAGTAAACCAGGGTCACAGCAATTGGGATTGTCAAAAAAGCGAACTGCACAAATGGAACCATCTACGAAGAGCCAAACAGAGTCCTTTGAATCGGTCAGGTCTAAGCTGAGAGAATCATTAGCTGCTTCATTGGCAATGGTTTCTCAGCAACAAAGCAAGGTAGCAACTGTGGGGAAAAATTCTGAGAGTGAGACTGCAAGTGCTCCAAAGCAGCTTCATGAGATCCCTCAACTGGCTGAAGTTGCTCCTGCAAATGTAGATGTTGCTTCATCTTGTTCACCTGAAGGGCATCCGGAGACCTTGTCCTCCAAGGATCATCAGTCTGTTCAAAAGCATACCGATAACCAAAGTTGTTCTCATGAGTCTTTCTATGGTGATAATATAGAAGATGCTTCTAAGACCTGGAACTTTGATGGGCAAGAATTCCAATTGAAGCATATTGTTCCAGAAGAAGATATTTCATTCAGTAACAGCTTCCTAATTAAAGATGAGCTTTTGCAGGGAAATGGACTTTGCTGGGCAACAGATCTTACTGCAGAGCCTTCTGAAACAATGGAAGGTCATTCAGCCAAAAGACCCAAATTGGTAGATGAAGAAGTATGCGTACATAGCAGTGAGTTGAAGCCGCTTTCTCCAGAAACTTTGGCATTTAAAATTGAAGCTGAACTCTTCAAATTATATGGAGGTGTCAATAAGAAGTACAAGGAGAAGGGAAGGTCTCTTTTATTCAATTTGAAAGATCGTAGTAACCCAGAACTAAGAGAAAGAGTTATATCTGGAGAAATTTCCCCTGAACGTCTCTGTTCTATGACTGCTGAGGAACTTGCTTCAGAGGAGCTCTCTCAGTGGAGATTGGCCAAAGCAGAGGAGCTTGCACACATGGTAGTTTTGCCAGATTCAGAAGTTGATATCAGACGTTTGgttaaaaaaacacacaaaggCGAGTTTCAAGTAGAAGTTGAACATGATGATAGTGTTTCAGTGGAGGTTTCTGTAGGAGCAAGTTCACTTACTCAAACTAAATCCAAAACTGATGAGGAAGTTGCTCAACTTCAATCTAAAGCTGTCAAAACTGAAACATCTGAAGCAGCTGGTGTACATGACAAGAATATCTCTGAAGACCATAATCTCCAAAGTGGCCTAACTACCCTTTCACATGATGGGACTGATCCAATGCAAGGGCTTATGATGGAAGAGTTGAAAGATGCAGAATTTCTTCCTCCAATAGTCTCTTTAGACGAGTTCATGGAGTCTCTTGACTCAGAGCCACCCTTTGAAAACTTACCCGTGGATGCTGCACAGGCTACACCTACCTCAGATGAGAAGATTGCCTCTGATGTTGACTCCAAGCTGGATTCCTCAAATATTGGTTCAGTAGATCCCGTAGATACTTCCCTGAATAAACTTGATAAAAATGAGGTCAAGTACACAAGGACCAACAGTAATATAAAGTCAAATGATGCTAAAAAAGAGGCCAAATACACAAGGACTGGTAGTAGCATAAAATCTACTAACATTCTTGCGATCTCAAAAACTTATCCTGGTGGTGATACATTAAAGGTTGAATATGTATGGGAAGGTGTACTTCAGTTGAATTCAGCCACAGTGACAGTCAGTGGCATTTTTAGGAGGTGTGTATCTTTTTAGTTTTAACTTTCTCACTGCTGAAGTTGCTTTGCTGTTGATAGTTGTTGAACTCGGAAATTTCAGGTTTCATTACATGGATTTTTAGTTGCTGACTGTCTCGCAGAAATCTCTGTTTACTGTTTTCCACTTTGTTCATGTTCTGCCAAAGTATGGACCAAACACCCTTAGGAGTTAATTATTTGATTTCAAATTAGAGGTTCTTACTGAATGATTCATTTTTATAGTTGTCTGTTGAAGTTGTAATTAAGTTTAGTATGTACAGTTTTTAAGTTCCTTCCATCAGTTGATAGAGCATCCATCTGCAACTAGCATGTGTCGTTACTTTCTACTTTGtaatttgtttttcaaatttgaatctaATTGTTTCACAGTTACTATTTATTATACAATTATGATCGCACTAGCACTGATGCACTGAATCACCTTAATAGCTTcacagttttaaaaaaaatctatgaaAGGGAAAGACATATGAGAAAGAAAAACTTTACCAAAGATCTTTGCGATAAGAGAGTATACAAGCGATTACTTGACCAAAATAATCTCACTAATCTCCTTGGCGCTTTGAAGATTAACTCCATTAATGGGGATCTGTCCATCATCTAAAGTATCTAGAGtctggaagatttttttttccttcctaaaATTCATCTAATGTGCTCCGTCAGTCCATCCCATGAATGGGTCATATGGAAGTAATGAGAAATCGACCCCGAACCAGGGAATCCAGCGGGAGATCggttgcagcaggatcaatacaataaaaggaataaaattaaataactgaaactctttttattagtatttttctgtttacatatgaaggagaacataaaggataaggaaataagaagaaagggatatagcaggggggataggatcagctcactcagcccatcatcctctcactCACGGTTTCTCACCGTTGCCTCTTCTCACAGCATCAACcataactcttttttttcttcaatctctgtcttcttgatgcaggtgcactccCATGGATCGACCCGAATCCGTTTGAGAGCCCAAACTAAAATGAACCGGATCCCAACCTTGTTCTGGtgcagtaggatatttaggatttattttctttgggaaagatatgtaatcttttattttgggtagctattagacatgtagggaaatttccaatttgaattttatttagtttctattattagtctaagttttaggaagtagagggtgggccttggtgcaacggtaaaggttgctccattgtgaccaagtggtcacgggttcgagtctggaaacagcctctctgcgaaagcagagGTAGGGGAATGTGAAACCCCAACCTTACCTTTCCACTGTGAAACCCCAACCTCACCTTTCCCTTCCCCTTatatctagggatgtaaatgaattgccgaaatctgtttccgtatccgtgtccgtatctgtttagcactatccgactccgtccgaaagctaaacggatacggatatggataggctatagctatccgaaaagctatatttatatgtaaacggataaaatatccgatccgtatctgtgtccgtatccgtttagcactatccgaatccgtccaaaagctaattggatgcggatatagcactatctgagccgaatccgatccgtttacatccctacttataTCTCGCTGTAACagagaacaaaataaataaaaaaagtcgAAACCCTACATCATCTGAAATCCTTCCTCAAACCAGAAACCTCCTTCGATTTTCACTGAAAATCACCACACCCCTTCGACTAAAAAAAGAAACCCCACTGTCGATTCCCAGCACCAACTCTCCCCACTGCCTTTTTCCATTGCCCCCTTGAATCGATCGACCCCTTCTCCCgtt
This window encodes:
- the LOC122652358 gene encoding uncharacterized protein LOC122652358 isoform X1, giving the protein MESVSSKAGLQQLSVPNNRSVQMESQSSKPGSQQLGLSKKRTAQMEPSTKSQTESFESVRSKLRESLAASLAMVSQQQSKVATVGKNSESETASAPKQLHEIPQLAEVAPANVDVASSCSPEGHPETLSSKDHQSVQKHTDNQSCSHESFYGDNIEDASKTWNFDGQEFQLKHIVPEEDISFSNSFLIKDELLQGNGLCWATDLTAEPSETMEGHSAKRPKLVDEEVCVHSSELKPLSPETLAFKIEAELFKLYGGVNKKYKEKGRSLLFNLKDRSNPELRERVISGEISPERLCSMTAEELASEELSQWRLAKAEELAHMVVLPDSEVDIRRLVKKTHKGEFQVEVEHDDSVSVEVSVGASSLTQTKSKTDEEVAQLQSKAVKTETSEAAGVHDKNISEDHNLQSGLTTLSHDGTDPMQGLMMEELKDAEFLPPIVSLDEFMESLDSEPPFENLPVDAAQATPTSDEKIASDVDSKLDSSNIGSVDPVDTSLNKLDKNEVKYTRTNSNIKSNDAKKEAKYTRTGSSIKSTNILAISKTYPGGDTLKVEYVWEGVLQLNSATVTVSGIFRSGEKTSTKEWPSLLEIKGRVRLDAFEKFLQELRMSRSRAIMVVQFCWKEGSPDSGCMSLSEVADSYVVDERVGFAEPVPGVELYFCPPHLSIVEMLGKHLSKDHTETLNSADNGLIGVVVWRKAFETSTISPNSSSHHKHNLKKQQSLRRHQVKDTNVNVTSKPPAPLGAPPTNPNPPPDEEPIDDVPPGFGPAAAKDEDDLPEFDFVNPPNPPVLQFPGSNPSQGLGMSMTPSHTPARLQSFHPVEQMRDLVSKYGQGLKIPSAVNWQQSRGIGVEVHPWNDDDDIPEWQPQPPTHHLPPPPPPPPLLHGFQQPTQHTLNPQHLVSMSSQQLLPRHPSQPLGPSVPQQHPMQIPMPLPLQPPQPPMNMTQVQMQGHQTGAPAWQQQGSWWTHPPTSHAHGLPVQPSGSMQPCHYGDQPNEGQFYRTPPGFGAMQHNMERRRDTSRNSRGF
- the LOC122652358 gene encoding death-inducer obliterator 1-like isoform X2 codes for the protein MESVSSKAGLQQLSVPNNRSVQMESQSSKPGSQQLGLSKKRTAQMEPSTKSQTESFESVRSKLRESLAASLAMVSQQQSKVATVGKNSESETASAPKQLHEIPQLAEVAPANVVKDELLQGNGLCWATDLTAEPSETMEGHSAKRPKLVDEEVCVHSSELKPLSPETLAFKIEAELFKLYGGVNKKYKEKGRSLLFNLKDRSNPELRERVISGEISPERLCSMTAEELASEELSQWRLAKAEELAHMVVLPDSEVDIRRLVKKTHKGEFQVEVEHDDSVSVEVSVGASSLTQTKSKTDEEVAQLQSKAVKTETSEAAGVHDKNISEDHNLQSGLTTLSHDGTDPMQGLMMEELKDAEFLPPIVSLDEFMESLDSEPPFENLPVDAAQATPTSDEKIASDVDSKLDSSNIGSVDPVDTSLNKLDKNEVKYTRTNSNIKSNDAKKEAKYTRTGSSIKSTNILAISKTYPGGDTLKVEYVWEGVLQLNSATVTVSGIFRSGEKTSTKEWPSLLEIKGRVRLDAFEKFLQELRMSRSRAIMVVQFCWKEGSPDSGCMSLSEVADSYVVDERVGFAEPVPGVELYFCPPHLSIVEMLGKHLSKDHTETLNSADNGLIGVVVWRKAFETSTISPNSSSHHKHNLKKQQSLRRHQVKDTNVNVTSKPPAPLGAPPTNPNPPPDEEPIDDVPPGFGPAAAKDEDDLPEFDFVNPPNPPVLQFPGSNPSQGLGMSMTPSHTPARLQSFHPVEQMRDLVSKYGQGLKIPSAVNWQQSRGIGVEVHPWNDDDDIPEWQPQPPTHHLPPPPPPPPLLHGFQQPTQHTLNPQHLVSMSSQQLLPRHPSQPLGPSVPQQHPMQIPMPLPLQPPQPPMNMTQVQMQGHQTGAPAWQQQGSWWTHPPTSHAHGLPVQPSGSMQPCHYGDQPNEGQFYRTPPGFGAMQHNMERRRDTSRNSRGF